The following are encoded in a window of Pedobacter cryoconitis genomic DNA:
- the ettA gene encoding energy-dependent translational throttle protein EttA produces MSDEKIIFSMAGVNKIYPPQKQVLKNIYLSFFYGAKIGVIGLNGSGKSSVLKIIAGIDKAFQGEVVFSPGYTVGYLAQEPELDENKTVREVVEEGVAEITAILKEYESINEQFGLPEVYEDADAMDKLMTKQGELQDKIDAVNAWELDNKLERAMDALRCPDPDTKIGVLSGGERRRVAMCRLLLQEPDVLLLDEPTNHLDAESIDWLEQFLKDYKGTVIAVTHDRYFLDNVAGWILELDRGEGIPWKGNYSSWLDQKAKRLSQEEKTESKRQKTLERELEWVRMAPKARHAKSKARLSNYDKLASEDSKEREDKLELFIPAGPRLGNVVIEANNVTKSYGDKILFENLSFSLPPAGIVGIVGPNGAGKTTLFRLITEQETPDEGTFRVGETVALGYVDQMHNDLDGNKTVYENITDGLDNIMLGNKSVSGRAYVSKFNFNGGDQQKKVGILSGGERNRVHLAITLKKGANVLLLDEPTNDIDVNTLRALEEALENFGGCAVVISHDRWFLDRICTHILAFEGNSQVYFFEGNYSDYEENRKKRLGDVTPHRIRYKKLS; encoded by the coding sequence ATGTCAGACGAAAAAATAATCTTTTCAATGGCGGGAGTAAATAAGATTTACCCCCCTCAAAAACAAGTATTAAAAAACATATACCTTTCATTTTTCTACGGAGCCAAAATTGGTGTTATTGGTCTTAACGGATCAGGTAAATCATCTGTACTAAAAATTATTGCAGGAATTGACAAAGCATTTCAGGGTGAAGTTGTATTCTCACCAGGTTATACCGTTGGTTACCTTGCACAGGAACCGGAACTTGACGAGAACAAAACTGTTCGTGAAGTTGTAGAAGAAGGCGTTGCAGAAATCACAGCTATTCTGAAAGAATACGAATCTATCAATGAGCAATTCGGTTTGCCAGAAGTTTATGAAGATGCAGATGCAATGGATAAACTAATGACCAAACAAGGTGAACTGCAAGATAAAATTGATGCAGTAAACGCATGGGAGCTTGATAATAAGCTGGAGCGCGCAATGGACGCTTTACGTTGTCCTGATCCTGACACTAAAATTGGTGTTTTATCAGGAGGTGAACGCCGTCGTGTAGCGATGTGCCGTTTGTTATTACAAGAACCAGATGTTCTGTTACTGGATGAGCCAACCAATCACCTTGATGCAGAAAGTATCGACTGGCTGGAGCAATTCCTGAAAGACTACAAAGGGACAGTTATCGCTGTAACCCACGATAGATACTTCCTTGATAATGTAGCCGGATGGATCCTTGAACTTGATCGTGGAGAAGGTATTCCATGGAAAGGTAACTACTCTTCATGGTTAGATCAGAAAGCAAAACGTTTATCACAAGAAGAGAAAACAGAGAGTAAACGTCAGAAAACATTGGAGCGTGAGCTGGAATGGGTTCGTATGGCGCCAAAAGCCAGACATGCAAAATCTAAAGCACGTTTATCTAACTATGATAAACTGGCCTCAGAAGACTCTAAAGAAAGAGAAGACAAACTGGAGCTATTTATTCCGGCAGGGCCAAGATTAGGTAATGTCGTGATTGAAGCTAATAATGTTACTAAATCATACGGAGACAAGATACTTTTTGAAAACCTGAGTTTCTCTTTACCCCCAGCAGGTATTGTAGGTATTGTTGGCCCTAACGGTGCAGGTAAAACGACACTTTTCCGTTTGATCACTGAGCAGGAAACCCCTGATGAAGGAACTTTCAGAGTAGGTGAAACTGTAGCCTTAGGTTATGTCGATCAAATGCACAATGACCTTGATGGCAATAAAACTGTGTACGAAAATATTACTGACGGACTTGATAACATTATGTTAGGCAACAAATCAGTTAGCGGACGTGCTTATGTCTCAAAATTCAACTTTAACGGTGGTGATCAGCAGAAAAAAGTAGGGATATTATCGGGTGGAGAACGTAACAGGGTACACCTGGCTATTACTTTGAAAAAAGGAGCCAATGTATTATTACTGGATGAGCCAACCAATGATATTGACGTAAATACACTGCGTGCACTGGAAGAAGCACTAGAAAACTTTGGTGGTTGCGCAGTAGTCATCAGTCACGATAGATGGTTCTTAGACCGTATTTGTACGCATATTCTTGCCTTTGAAGGTAATTCACAAGTTTACTTCTTTGAAGGTAACTACAGTGATTACGAAGAGAACCGTAAGAAGCGCTTAGGCGATGTAACTCCGCATAGAATCAGGTACAAGAAATTAAGCTAA
- a CDS encoding PA0069 family radical SAM protein, with product MISAEKPEEQYLKGRGAQFNPHNHFLAHSYVKEHSEGIDDWENENHKTSFIIGKSKTIVNKVASPDVGMAWSLNPYQGCEHGCTYCYARNAHEYWGFSAGLDFERKIIVKKDAPQLFKKFLERKGWNAETISLSGNTDCYQPAEREYKITRQLLEIALAYKQPIGMITKNALILRDLDILQEMAKLNLCLVYVSINSLDEKLRLKMEPRTTTVRQRLKVVEELSKAGIPTGVMVAPLVPGLSDHEIPSVLKTIASCGAESAGYTIVRLNGAVGSIFEDWLHQNFPDRFDKVWHMIQSCHGGTVNDSRFGERMRGQGNIAKMIHDTFKLHCRINHLNLKRTHLDSSIFSIPKPQLSLF from the coding sequence ATGATTTCAGCGGAAAAGCCAGAAGAGCAATATTTAAAAGGGAGAGGCGCGCAATTTAACCCTCATAATCATTTCTTAGCCCATTCCTATGTCAAAGAACATAGCGAAGGAATAGATGATTGGGAAAATGAAAACCATAAGACCAGCTTCATCATAGGAAAATCGAAGACTATCGTCAATAAAGTGGCCAGCCCGGACGTTGGTATGGCCTGGTCGCTTAACCCATATCAAGGCTGCGAACACGGCTGCACCTACTGTTATGCCAGAAACGCACACGAATACTGGGGTTTTAGTGCTGGTCTGGACTTCGAAAGAAAGATTATCGTTAAAAAAGACGCACCACAACTTTTCAAGAAATTCCTCGAGCGCAAAGGCTGGAATGCAGAAACTATTTCCCTATCCGGAAATACCGACTGTTATCAACCCGCAGAACGTGAATATAAAATAACCCGTCAGCTCCTGGAAATCGCCCTTGCCTATAAACAACCTATAGGGATGATCACCAAAAATGCCTTAATACTGCGTGATCTTGATATCCTTCAGGAAATGGCTAAACTCAATCTCTGTCTCGTTTACGTCTCCATCAACAGCCTGGACGAAAAACTAAGACTAAAGATGGAACCCAGAACCACAACTGTCAGACAAAGGCTAAAAGTAGTAGAAGAGCTCAGCAAAGCCGGGATTCCGACCGGAGTTATGGTTGCACCACTTGTTCCCGGCCTTAGTGATCATGAAATTCCCAGCGTATTGAAAACCATAGCATCCTGCGGCGCAGAAAGTGCCGGTTACACCATTGTGAGGTTAAACGGAGCAGTAGGCTCGATCTTCGAAGACTGGTTGCATCAAAACTTCCCCGACCGCTTTGACAAAGTATGGCATATGATCCAATCCTGCCACGGGGGAACAGTAAATGACAGTCGGTTCGGAGAAAGAATGAGAGGCCAGGGTAACATTGCAAAGATGATTCATGACACCTTCAAATTACATTGCAGAATTAATCACCTGAACCTCAAACGAACACACCTTGACTCCAGCATATTCAGTATTCCGAAACCACAACTAAGCCTGTTTTAA
- a CDS encoding carboxypeptidase-like regulatory domain-containing protein — MIKYLFGTVLLLLFCLNTHAQKLYTISGQVKDKKGETLPGAGIYLSGYTTATVTNNDGQFTLSRIKPGSYEVVVQMMGYLPYSKSVIISDQPVNITITLAENTVQLNEVVIRADPDREKNLKVFEDFFIGRTPNSAKCKILNPQVLYIKYDGDARVLSVTTNEFLVVENKALGYRLKYMLNLFEYNYNTRIVYFSGLPVFEDLKGSGKKRRNWLNNREIAYAGSPQHFFQSLYQNKVEENGFIIYKRIKTKNPNRPSDAYIATTKARLQKRMHGASTIGSVFSDSLLMMQRLYDLPKEFTTLDMSGVSTDTLVKSIYPNMKTINYKDELYVMYTKEEESNAYSNTGHYVMRPLTIPNYQISVVSMLKGPVSFYPNGAIHDSKAILFEGFWAYEKIGDMVPMDYIPLNKR, encoded by the coding sequence AAAGGGAGAAACTTTGCCCGGAGCCGGTATTTACCTCAGTGGGTATACCACTGCAACAGTAACGAATAATGATGGACAATTTACGCTGTCCAGGATAAAACCCGGATCTTACGAGGTAGTCGTACAAATGATGGGCTACCTGCCTTACAGTAAAAGTGTCATTATTTCAGATCAGCCGGTTAACATCACCATTACCCTGGCAGAGAACACCGTACAACTCAATGAAGTAGTAATCCGGGCAGATCCTGACAGGGAAAAGAACCTTAAAGTATTCGAAGATTTCTTTATCGGCCGCACGCCTAATTCTGCCAAATGCAAGATTCTGAATCCGCAGGTACTCTATATCAAATACGATGGTGATGCAAGGGTACTCAGCGTAACCACAAATGAGTTTCTGGTCGTTGAGAATAAAGCATTAGGCTACCGGCTGAAATATATGCTGAACCTTTTTGAATATAATTATAATACGAGGATTGTTTACTTCTCAGGTCTGCCAGTATTTGAAGATCTGAAAGGCTCAGGTAAAAAAAGAAGAAACTGGCTCAATAACCGGGAGATTGCCTATGCGGGCTCCCCCCAGCACTTTTTTCAGTCCCTTTACCAGAATAAAGTAGAAGAAAACGGTTTTATTATCTATAAAAGAATTAAAACCAAAAATCCTAACCGGCCATCAGACGCCTACATTGCCACGACAAAAGCGCGGTTGCAGAAAAGAATGCACGGAGCCAGCACTATAGGCTCAGTATTCAGCGATTCACTGCTGATGATGCAGCGCCTGTACGACCTGCCTAAAGAATTTACTACCCTTGATATGTCGGGTGTATCAACTGATACTTTAGTCAAAAGTATTTATCCCAACATGAAAACTATCAATTACAAGGATGAGCTTTACGTGATGTATACCAAAGAAGAAGAAAGCAACGCCTATTCCAACACCGGTCATTATGTAATGCGGCCATTAACTATTCCCAATTATCAGATTTCGGTAGTCAGTATGTTAAAAGGCCCTGTCAGTTTTTACCCGAATGGTGCAATCCATGATTCAAAAGCTATACTCTTCGAAGGCTTCTGGGCTTACGAAAAAATTGGTGACATGGTCCCTATGGATTATATCCCGTTAAATAAAAGATAA
- a CDS encoding Crp/Fnr family transcriptional regulator: MIYHLILENISRHISLDQEEINYFTSCLKQKKVSKKEFILKGEQSCKYINFVHSGIVRAYYLDKEGKQSTIMFAVTDWWITDMFCFINDQPAMLTIEAVEESIIFQLSKDDLDSLYIKTPKFERFFRIIFQNAYIREQLRTIQNLSLTAEERYNIFLNKYPQVVKQVTQKQIASYLGITPEFLSTIRSHKHKK, translated from the coding sequence ATGATATATCACCTTATTTTAGAAAATATCTCCAGACATATTTCGCTCGATCAGGAAGAAATTAATTATTTTACCTCTTGCCTGAAGCAAAAGAAAGTCTCCAAAAAGGAGTTCATCCTGAAGGGGGAACAAAGTTGTAAGTATATCAATTTTGTTCATTCAGGTATAGTAAGAGCATATTACCTGGATAAAGAAGGCAAGCAATCCACTATTATGTTTGCCGTTACTGACTGGTGGATAACAGATATGTTTTGTTTCATCAATGATCAGCCAGCTATGCTGACTATTGAGGCCGTAGAAGAAAGTATTATTTTTCAGTTATCAAAAGATGATCTGGATAGTTTATATATCAAAACACCCAAATTTGAGCGGTTCTTCAGGATCATCTTTCAAAATGCCTATATCAGAGAACAACTCAGAACTATACAAAACTTATCGCTTACGGCAGAAGAGCGGTACAATATCTTTCTGAATAAATATCCCCAGGTGGTTAAACAAGTCACCCAAAAACAAATTGCCTCTTATCTGGGCATTACTCCGGAGTTTTTAAGTACGATCCGTAGTCATAAGCACAAAAAGTAA
- a CDS encoding DUF4406 domain-containing protein, translating to MLILIAGPYRSGTNDDPELIAQNLSRLEAVALPLFRLGHIPMIGEWVALPLLHLAGSKKPGDEAYEEILYPVAHRLLSKCDAVLRLEGASKGADEDVRIAKERGLKVYYSLDEVPHADE from the coding sequence ATGTTGATACTTATAGCAGGCCCTTACCGCAGCGGCACAAATGACGATCCTGAATTAATCGCACAGAATTTAAGCAGATTAGAAGCGGTAGCACTTCCTTTGTTCCGTTTAGGACATATTCCTATGATTGGAGAGTGGGTTGCATTACCCCTGCTTCATCTTGCGGGTTCAAAAAAACCGGGTGACGAAGCTTACGAAGAGATTTTGTATCCAGTAGCACATCGGTTACTTTCAAAATGCGATGCTGTTTTGCGCCTTGAGGGTGCATCTAAAGGGGCTGATGAAGATGTAAGGATTGCGAAAGAAAGAGGTTTAAAGGTTTATTATAGTTTAGATGAAGTACCTCACGCCGATGAATAA
- a CDS encoding SMI1/KNR4 family protein: MLEINNKEDIIIPFDKIGDNDWKIKTSQIIEALATNWNDELKDPISTTEISALETRLGTTLPEGLNIFYQTFGLANIGEELQDFNTIGWLKDTGAADPEYGLDFTPEENELLPHLVTFSDCLGNGNMFCFHSETKEIYFFDHDETPNIIKMFSTVDEYIKGCLIFAQSDLFGENTTQDDVDKWNEEIIEKLIGKNKLRKWRYFSGWK, from the coding sequence ATGCTTGAAATTAATAACAAAGAAGATATCATTATACCCTTCGACAAAATCGGAGACAATGACTGGAAAATTAAAACCAGTCAGATTATTGAAGCATTAGCTACTAACTGGAATGATGAACTCAAAGATCCAATTTCTACAACTGAGATTTCAGCACTTGAAACAAGACTAGGAACAACCCTGCCTGAAGGCTTAAATATTTTTTATCAAACATTTGGTCTTGCCAACATAGGCGAGGAACTTCAGGATTTTAATACGATTGGCTGGCTGAAAGATACTGGTGCTGCTGACCCGGAATACGGATTAGATTTTACACCAGAAGAAAACGAATTATTACCCCATCTAGTCACATTCAGTGATTGCCTCGGAAACGGAAATATGTTTTGTTTCCACAGTGAAACTAAAGAGATCTATTTTTTCGACCATGATGAAACCCCTAATATTATAAAAATGTTCAGCACTGTTGACGAATATATTAAAGGTTGTTTAATTTTCGCACAGTCTGACCTTTTCGGAGAAAACACTACTCAGGATGATGTGGATAAATGGAATGAAGAAATTATTGAGAAGCTGATTGGAAAGAATAAGCTTAGGAAATGGCGGTATTTCAGCGGCTGGAAATAA
- a CDS encoding SMI1/KNR4 family protein, with the protein MLEINDKEDIIIPFGKIGDKNWKIKTGQIIEAFAGTWEEELKTPISAAEITALETRLGTTLPEGLNLFYQTFGLANIGEELQDFDQMEWMKDIWADNPENGPEFTSKDNEVLPYLVTFSNYIGNGNMFCFHSETKEIYLFDHDSGSYINKMFNIADDYIKGCLIFAQAELYGEDIDQEDADEWSEEVVEKLFGADTIKKWKY; encoded by the coding sequence ATGCTTGAAATCAATGACAAAGAAGATATTATTATACCCTTCGGCAAAATCGGAGATAAAAACTGGAAAATCAAAACCGGCCAAATCATTGAGGCTTTTGCCGGCACGTGGGAAGAAGAACTAAAAACTCCAATTTCCGCAGCAGAAATTACAGCACTTGAAACAAGGCTTGGAACAACGCTTCCTGAAGGATTAAATCTTTTCTATCAAACATTTGGTCTTGCCAATATTGGTGAAGAACTACAGGATTTCGATCAAATGGAATGGATGAAGGATATCTGGGCAGACAATCCTGAAAACGGGCCAGAATTTACATCTAAAGACAATGAGGTCTTACCTTATCTGGTTACTTTCAGTAACTATATTGGAAACGGAAATATGTTCTGCTTTCATAGTGAGACCAAAGAAATCTATCTTTTCGACCATGATAGCGGCTCTTATATCAACAAGATGTTCAATATAGCAGATGATTATATAAAAGGTTGTTTAATTTTTGCACAAGCCGAACTCTACGGAGAAGATATTGATCAGGAAGATGCAGATGAATGGAGTGAAGAAGTCGTGGAGAAACTATTTGGTGCTGACACTATCAAAAAATGGAAATATTAA
- a CDS encoding ATP-dependent Clp protease ATP-binding subunit, producing MEAKFSPQVKDVISFSREEALRLGHDYIGAEHLLLGLIREGDGMAIKILKSLGVDTSKLRRSIEEAVRGTSSVTVNLGNIPLTKQAEKVLKITYLEAKIFKSDLIGTEHLLLSILRDDDNIASQILLQYSINYEIFKQEVEVNKNGFRDETQGSASTGGDDDYREEESFSSPKKVSDIKSKTPVLDNFGRDLTKAAEEGRLDPIVGREKEIERVSQILSRRKKNNPILIGEPGVGKSAIAEGLALRIVQRKVSRVLFNKRVVTLDLASLVAGTKYRGQFEERMKAVMNELEKSTDVILFIDEIHTIVGAGGASGSLDASNMFKPALARGEIQCIGATTLDEYRQYIEKDGALDRRFQKVMIEPASPDETIEILNRIKEKYEEHHGVTYTNEAINACVALTTRYITDRFLPDKAIDALDEAGSRVHLTNIHVPENIIDIENKIENIKVEKNKVVKSQKYEEAAKLRDTEKNLLEELDRAKTEWEAETKTKRYTVTEDNVAEVVSMMTGIPLQRVGQTDSVKLLNMYDTIATKIIGQDDAIKKLSKAIQRTRAGLKDPKKPIGSFIFLGPTGVGKTELAKELARFMFDSDDSLIQIDMSEYMEKFAVSRLVGAPPGYVGYEEGGQLTEKVRRKPYAVILLDEIEKAHPDVFNILLQVLDEGQLTDSLGRKVDFRNTIIIMTSNIGARQLKDFGQGIGFSTNAKTNQVDAHSRGVIENALKRAFAPEFLNRVDDVVVFNTLGKDEIFKIIDIELKSLFGRVHSLGYEVKLTDVAKEFIADKGFDINFGARPLKRAIQKYLEDPIAEEILKGEINDGDTLEIDYNKETDLIVVENKSPGKKKKKEEGSIE from the coding sequence ATGGAAGCTAAATTTTCACCACAAGTAAAAGACGTGATTTCGTTTAGCAGGGAAGAAGCCCTGAGATTAGGTCATGATTATATAGGCGCTGAGCATCTTTTGTTAGGTCTGATTCGCGAAGGCGATGGAATGGCTATCAAAATATTGAAGTCGCTGGGGGTTGATACGTCTAAGTTGCGCCGCTCAATTGAGGAGGCAGTTAGAGGCACATCCAGTGTGACGGTTAATCTGGGAAATATCCCCTTGACCAAACAGGCCGAAAAAGTATTAAAAATCACTTATCTGGAAGCCAAAATCTTCAAGAGCGATTTAATAGGAACAGAGCATTTGCTGTTGTCCATCCTTCGTGATGACGATAATATCGCTTCTCAGATATTATTGCAGTACAGCATCAATTACGAAATCTTCAAACAGGAAGTAGAAGTTAATAAAAATGGTTTCAGAGATGAAACTCAAGGTAGTGCTTCTACTGGTGGTGATGATGATTACCGTGAAGAGGAAAGCTTTAGCAGCCCTAAGAAAGTATCTGACATTAAATCCAAAACCCCTGTTCTGGATAATTTTGGAAGAGACTTAACCAAAGCTGCGGAAGAAGGCCGTCTGGATCCTATTGTAGGACGTGAAAAAGAGATTGAGCGCGTTTCTCAAATCCTTTCCCGTCGTAAAAAGAATAATCCTATTTTGATTGGTGAGCCAGGTGTAGGTAAATCGGCAATTGCTGAAGGACTTGCTTTGCGCATCGTTCAGCGTAAGGTTTCAAGAGTGTTGTTCAATAAACGTGTGGTTACATTAGATCTTGCTTCTTTGGTTGCAGGCACTAAATACCGCGGACAGTTTGAAGAACGCATGAAAGCTGTAATGAATGAACTGGAAAAATCAACTGATGTAATTTTATTCATTGATGAGATCCATACTATTGTTGGTGCTGGTGGGGCTTCTGGTTCCCTGGATGCTTCCAATATGTTCAAACCTGCTTTAGCGAGAGGCGAAATTCAATGTATTGGTGCGACTACGCTTGATGAGTACCGTCAGTATATTGAGAAAGATGGAGCTTTAGACCGTCGTTTCCAAAAGGTTATGATCGAGCCTGCTTCTCCTGATGAAACTATTGAGATCTTAAACCGTATCAAAGAAAAGTATGAGGAACATCACGGTGTTACTTACACAAATGAGGCAATAAATGCCTGCGTTGCTTTGACTACAAGATATATTACTGACAGGTTCCTTCCGGATAAAGCTATTGATGCGCTGGATGAAGCTGGTTCAAGGGTGCATTTAACTAATATTCATGTTCCTGAAAACATCATTGATATTGAAAATAAGATTGAAAATATCAAGGTTGAGAAAAATAAAGTTGTAAAGAGTCAGAAATATGAAGAAGCTGCAAAATTAAGAGATACTGAAAAGAATCTTTTGGAAGAGCTTGATCGTGCGAAAACTGAGTGGGAAGCTGAAACTAAAACTAAACGTTACACGGTAACTGAGGATAATGTTGCAGAGGTTGTTTCCATGATGACTGGTATTCCTTTACAACGTGTAGGTCAGACTGACAGCGTGAAATTGCTGAATATGTATGATACTATAGCTACTAAAATTATTGGTCAGGACGATGCGATCAAGAAATTAAGTAAAGCTATTCAACGTACAAGAGCCGGGTTGAAAGATCCTAAAAAACCTATTGGTTCATTTATTTTCTTAGGGCCTACTGGTGTTGGTAAAACTGAATTGGCTAAGGAATTAGCAAGGTTCATGTTTGATAGTGATGATTCACTGATTCAGATTGACATGAGTGAGTACATGGAGAAATTTGCTGTTTCCCGTTTAGTGGGAGCGCCTCCGGGATATGTTGGTTATGAGGAAGGTGGTCAGTTAACTGAAAAAGTACGCCGTAAACCTTATGCTGTTATCTTATTGGATGAGATTGAAAAAGCTCACCCTGATGTATTTAATATCCTGTTACAGGTGTTGGATGAAGGTCAGCTGACTGATAGTTTAGGTCGTAAGGTCGATTTTAGAAACACGATTATCATCATGACTTCTAATATTGGTGCACGTCAGCTTAAAGATTTCGGTCAGGGTATTGGTTTCTCTACGAACGCAAAAACTAACCAGGTTGATGCACATTCAAGAGGGGTAATTGAAAACGCGTTGAAACGTGCTTTCGCTCCTGAGTTCCTGAATCGCGTGGATGATGTGGTTGTATTCAATACTTTAGGTAAGGATGAAATCTTTAAAATCATTGATATTGAGTTGAAGTCGTTGTTTGGCAGGGTTCATAGTTTGGGTTATGAAGTTAAATTGACTGATGTCGCAAAAGAGTTTATTGCTGATAAAGGTTTCGATATTAACTTTGGTGCCCGCCCGCTGAAACGTGCGATACAGAAATATCTGGAAGATCCTATCGCGGAAGAAATCCTGAAAGGGGAGATTAACGATGGGGATACGCTTGAGATAGATTACAATAAGGAAACTGACCTGATTGTGGTTGAAAATAAGAGCCCGGGTAAGAAAAAGAAGAAAGAAGAAGGAAGTATCGAGTAA